One Enterococcus silesiacus genomic window carries:
- a CDS encoding aminotransferase, which translates to MQGLILAAGLGSRMKEYTKNTTKSMVEVNGKSLIERMLRQLDNLDLERIVIVDGYKYDVMEEYVKSIQIKTPVVFVTNHDYDKTNNIYSVYLAKELMCQEDTILLESDLIFADQLLDEVIASDFKNLAVVSKFESWMDGTVVKIDENNNITDFIDKKRFNFNETRSYYKTVNIYKFSKEFSKSIYFPFLEAQMSAFGKNEYYETTLKTITQFDATLVKALDIEDVPWYEIDDLQDLDVASSLFNTTPSKKLDAFQQRYGGYWRYPKVIDFCYLVNPFYPPKRMVDEMKSNMERLIIDYPSGLKVNSSLVGKYYNVPEKHVVVGNGAAELIKSLMEKNGGKYGIIAPTFEEYPNRLTKDQIVKYYPKDKNFQYTATDIMDFYSENPIDYLVLINPDNPTGNYIPKSDVITLLEWAKVHEITIILDESFNDFVDFEEVPSLIDRDILMEHTNLIIIKSISKSFGVPGVRLGFLMTSDESLVSYIKSDVSIWNINSFGEFFLQIFEKYKKDYQSALDLFYKIRKDFHMAMAEVSDFEVIDSQANYFTCRLTGSVSARELATILLDQDKIFIKDLSGKDGFDGEYVRIAVKKSDENKKIVEALKRILNY; encoded by the coding sequence ATGCAAGGTCTCATTTTAGCTGCTGGATTAGGAAGCAGAATGAAAGAGTATACAAAAAATACTACCAAAAGTATGGTTGAAGTTAATGGAAAGTCTTTAATAGAAAGAATGTTACGTCAATTAGATAATCTGGATTTAGAAAGAATTGTGATTGTAGATGGATATAAATATGATGTTATGGAAGAGTATGTAAAATCAATCCAAATAAAGACACCAGTCGTATTCGTAACAAACCATGATTATGATAAAACAAACAATATTTATTCCGTTTACCTGGCTAAAGAATTAATGTGTCAAGAAGATACAATTCTGCTAGAATCAGACTTGATTTTTGCAGATCAGCTTCTTGATGAAGTCATCGCTTCTGATTTTAAAAATCTAGCAGTGGTTTCAAAATTTGAATCTTGGATGGATGGTACAGTTGTAAAAATTGATGAAAATAACAATATTACAGACTTTATTGATAAGAAACGTTTTAATTTTAACGAAACAAGAAGCTACTACAAAACCGTTAATATTTACAAATTTAGTAAAGAATTTTCAAAATCTATTTATTTTCCATTTTTAGAAGCCCAAATGAGTGCCTTTGGGAAAAACGAGTATTATGAGACGACGTTAAAGACAATTACTCAGTTTGATGCTACTTTGGTTAAAGCATTAGACATTGAAGATGTTCCTTGGTATGAAATCGATGATTTACAAGATTTAGATGTTGCCAGCTCTCTTTTTAATACGACGCCATCAAAAAAATTAGATGCGTTTCAACAAAGATATGGTGGCTATTGGAGATATCCAAAAGTAATTGATTTTTGTTATCTAGTTAATCCGTTTTATCCACCTAAAAGAATGGTTGATGAAATGAAATCAAACATGGAACGTTTGATCATTGATTATCCATCCGGTCTTAAAGTGAATTCATCATTAGTAGGAAAATATTATAATGTTCCGGAGAAGCATGTAGTAGTTGGAAATGGTGCTGCAGAATTGATTAAGTCTTTGATGGAAAAAAATGGCGGGAAATATGGAATTATTGCACCAACTTTTGAAGAATATCCAAATCGCCTAACTAAAGATCAAATTGTTAAGTATTATCCTAAAGATAAAAATTTCCAATATACAGCAACTGATATTATGGATTTTTATTCAGAAAATCCGATTGATTATTTAGTTTTAATAAATCCAGATAATCCTACTGGAAATTATATTCCAAAATCAGATGTCATCACATTATTAGAATGGGCAAAAGTACATGAAATAACTATAATCTTGGATGAATCATTTAATGATTTTGTCGATTTTGAAGAGGTTCCTTCTTTAATTGATCGAGATATTTTGATGGAACACACTAATTTAATTATTATAAAAAGTATCTCCAAATCATTTGGTGTTCCCGGTGTACGTTTAGGTTTCTTGATGACGAGTGATGAATCATTAGTCAGTTACATTAAATCAGATGTTTCGATTTGGAATATTAACTCATTCGGAGAGTTCTTCTTACAAATTTTCGAAAAATATAAAAAAGACTATCAATCAGCATTAGATTTATTTTATAAAATCCGTAAAGATTTTCATATGGCAATGGCTGAAGTTTCAGATTTTGAAGTGATTGATTCACAAGCCAACTATTTTACTTGTCGCCTTACAGGTAGCGTAAGCGCTAGGGAATTGGCTACAATTTTATTAGATCAAGACAAAATCTTTATCAAGGATTTGTCTGGAAAAGATGGCTTTGATGGAGAATACGTAAGAATTGCAGTGAAGAAAAGTGATGAAAATAAAAAAATCGTTGAAGCTTTGAAACGTATATTGAATTACTAG
- a CDS encoding epimerase, which produces MSKILITGGAGFIGSTLANYYSENHNVIVVDDLSMGNKQNLTSSKNIEFVKGSVTNKQLMQNILIDNQFDYIFHLAAVASVADSVERPLATHEVNFDSVLQLLELIKKYQKELKRLVFSSSAAVYGDEPTLPKQEESIIRPLTPYAIDKFAAEKYVVDYYHLYDVPTSAVRFFNVYGPKQNPESPYSGVISIMMDRYKKLLNNEQSMFTLFGDGTQSRDFVFIEDVVQALNLIANSQDTLGEVYNIGTGEAIGLNELVSTIDSFLEVKLPIQYEDERSGDIKHSLADIAKVKAVGYQPKYDIKSGLEKYVSYELSNFGKKGSDS; this is translated from the coding sequence ATGAGCAAGATACTTATTACAGGCGGTGCTGGATTCATTGGATCTACACTAGCCAATTATTATAGTGAAAATCATAACGTTATCGTTGTGGATGACTTGTCCATGGGGAATAAACAAAATTTGACGAGTTCTAAAAACATTGAGTTTGTCAAAGGAAGCGTTACTAATAAACAATTAATGCAAAACATACTTATAGATAATCAGTTCGATTATATTTTTCATTTGGCTGCAGTTGCTAGTGTGGCTGATTCAGTAGAAAGACCGTTGGCAACCCATGAAGTTAATTTTGATAGTGTTTTACAATTATTAGAATTGATAAAAAAATATCAAAAAGAATTAAAACGTTTAGTATTCTCCTCATCTGCGGCAGTGTATGGCGATGAACCTACTTTACCAAAACAAGAAGAATCTATCATCAGACCATTAACACCATATGCAATTGATAAATTTGCTGCAGAAAAATATGTGGTGGATTACTATCATTTGTATGATGTTCCGACAAGTGCGGTACGCTTCTTTAATGTTTACGGACCTAAGCAAAATCCTGAATCACCGTATTCTGGTGTTATATCGATTATGATGGATCGTTATAAGAAACTATTAAATAATGAACAATCTATGTTCACTTTGTTTGGGGATGGGACACAATCAAGAGATTTTGTTTTTATCGAAGATGTTGTTCAAGCACTGAATCTTATTGCAAATTCACAAGATACATTAGGGGAAGTTTATAATATCGGTACTGGTGAAGCGATTGGCTTGAATGAATTAGTTTCTACGATAGATAGCTTTTTAGAAGTGAAGTTACCGATTCAATACGAAGACGAACGTTCTGGAGATATCAAGCATTCTCTTGCTGATATTGCTAAAGTAAAAGCTGTTGGCTATCAACCTAAGTATGATATCAAGTCTGGACTTGAAAAGTATGTTTCTTATGAACTTAGTAACTTTGGTAAAAAGGGTTCTGATAGCTAA
- a CDS encoding glycerophosphodiester phosphodiesterase, giving the protein MTKIIAHRGSKGTHPENTLAAFKEAVRVGSDGIELDVQLSKDNQLIVIHDETIDRTTNGHGEVGRLTLAELKQLDAGNWFEENPMFQEIPTLKEVLLLLKNENFKGLLNIEIKTDKIHYEGIEHLIVQLMKSQHWPFEYMYSSFYFKSLEKIWEIEKNQEIASVFRLSKEDEKKALQTEFIDGIHPKIDWVFERLEDVVDFPKAIRPWTVNEEEQMKLCFMLHLAGIHTDFPEKALQIRKLIQNKG; this is encoded by the coding sequence GTGACAAAAATAATCGCCCACCGAGGCAGTAAAGGAACTCATCCGGAAAATACCTTAGCAGCATTTAAAGAAGCCGTTCGTGTTGGTTCTGATGGAATTGAGTTGGATGTGCAATTATCAAAAGACAATCAACTGATTGTGATCCATGATGAAACGATTGATCGGACTACGAATGGTCACGGAGAAGTAGGCCGTTTAACCTTAGCAGAACTAAAGCAGTTGGATGCCGGAAACTGGTTTGAAGAGAATCCAATGTTTCAGGAAATCCCGACGTTAAAAGAAGTTTTATTGTTGCTCAAAAATGAAAACTTTAAAGGTCTATTGAATATTGAGATCAAAACAGATAAAATTCACTATGAAGGGATCGAACACCTGATTGTTCAGCTCATGAAGTCACAGCACTGGCCTTTTGAGTATATGTATTCAAGCTTTTATTTTAAAAGTTTGGAAAAAATTTGGGAAATAGAAAAAAATCAAGAGATTGCTTCAGTGTTTAGGCTATCAAAAGAAGATGAAAAGAAAGCTCTTCAAACAGAATTCATTGATGGTATCCACCCTAAAATCGATTGGGTGTTTGAACGTTTGGAAGACGTAGTCGATTTTCCTAAGGCGATTCGGCCTTGGACTGTCAATGAGGAAGAACAGATGAAGCTATGTTTTATGCTTCATTTAGCAGGGATTCATACAGATTTTCCTGAAAAAGCATTACAAATCCGAAAATTGATACAAAATAAAGGATGA